Proteins co-encoded in one Rickettsiales bacterium genomic window:
- the lon gene encoding endopeptidase La: MATKTKKNKLVLPLVPLRDIVMFPGMVSPLFVGRNKSILAIENAVAQNQQVVFVTQKDSNNNNPDEQDIYNIGVVGNILQLLKLPDGTIKILVEAKERVVIKKVFTTPECLSSEVTFLKTQKESNDIQLEALSRTVFDNFSEYAQLNKKINPEVINALSEIKDPAILSDSIASHMLIDNELKQEILSIVSTTKRIDRIILALDNEISILNTEKKIRSRIKKQMEKVQKDYYLNEQMKAIQKELTENEKGKTEFEEIEDKIAKTKLSKEATDKLKSELKKLKSMNSISAEASIVRNYIDTVLALPWGKKNKVKNDLVHANKVLNDDHYGLEKVKERILEYLAVQKRTNSLKGPIICLVGPPGVGKTSLAKSIADATERNFIRFAMGGMRDEAEIRGHRRTYIGAMPGKIIQLMKKAKSMNPVFLLDEIDKLGSDYRGDPSSALLEVLDPEQNNKFVDHYMEIEFDLSNVLFVATANNVQNIPRPLLDRMEIIKLSGYTEDEKVNIASKYLVPKQKKDHGLKVKELDIEEETLRDIIRYYTREAGVRSLEKEIAKISRKMVKSIIEGKENSTILTKDNLDKFCGTKKYNFGKAENDNAVGVVTGLAYTEVGGELLLIEAVNVPGKGLIKTTGKLGEVMQESAQAAFSYFKSQSKEYGVIPPFYQKYDTHIHVPEGAVPKDGPSAGIAMFTAIVSIMTGVAIKKSVAMTGEITLRGRVLPIGGLKEKLLAALRGGIETVILPSENEKDLADIPKNVTKNLKIIFVSTAEEVLKTALIKPLTPVVWVDSDQKTSFLQENTDISVVTH; the protein is encoded by the coding sequence ATGGCCACAAAAACAAAAAAGAATAAATTAGTTTTACCATTAGTCCCACTAAGAGACATCGTAATGTTCCCTGGGATGGTATCTCCTCTTTTTGTTGGCAGAAATAAATCTATCCTTGCAATAGAAAATGCAGTAGCGCAAAATCAACAAGTTGTTTTTGTCACCCAGAAAGACTCCAATAACAACAACCCTGATGAACAAGATATTTATAATATTGGGGTTGTTGGAAATATTCTACAATTATTAAAATTACCTGATGGGACCATTAAAATTCTTGTTGAAGCAAAAGAAAGAGTAGTTATAAAAAAAGTTTTTACTACCCCAGAATGTTTATCTAGCGAAGTAACCTTCTTAAAAACCCAGAAAGAATCTAATGATATCCAACTAGAAGCTTTATCTAGAACAGTTTTTGATAATTTTTCTGAATATGCTCAATTGAATAAAAAAATCAATCCTGAGGTTATTAACGCTTTATCTGAAATAAAAGATCCTGCAATTTTATCAGATAGCATAGCAAGTCATATGCTTATAGATAATGAATTAAAACAAGAAATTTTAAGCATAGTTAGCACTACTAAAAGAATAGATAGAATCATCTTAGCTTTAGACAACGAAATTAGCATCCTTAATACAGAGAAAAAAATTCGTAGTAGAATTAAAAAGCAAATGGAGAAAGTTCAAAAAGACTATTATCTAAATGAACAAATGAAAGCCATACAAAAAGAATTGACCGAAAATGAAAAAGGTAAAACTGAATTTGAAGAAATTGAAGATAAAATAGCAAAAACTAAATTATCTAAAGAAGCTACTGATAAACTTAAGTCTGAGTTAAAAAAACTTAAGTCTATGAATAGTATTTCAGCTGAAGCATCTATTGTACGAAATTATATAGACACTGTATTAGCACTGCCATGGGGCAAGAAAAACAAAGTAAAAAATGATTTAGTCCATGCAAATAAAGTTTTAAATGATGATCATTATGGATTAGAAAAAGTTAAAGAACGAATCTTAGAATATTTAGCTGTTCAAAAAAGAACCAATTCTTTAAAAGGCCCTATTATTTGTTTAGTTGGTCCTCCGGGAGTTGGAAAAACATCTTTAGCAAAATCAATAGCTGACGCAACTGAACGTAACTTTATTCGTTTTGCCATGGGAGGAATGCGTGACGAAGCAGAAATCCGTGGACATCGCCGTACTTATATTGGAGCAATGCCAGGAAAGATCATACAATTAATGAAAAAAGCAAAATCAATGAATCCTGTATTTTTGCTTGATGAAATTGATAAGCTTGGAAGCGATTATCGTGGAGATCCATCTTCTGCTTTGCTCGAAGTATTAGACCCAGAACAAAATAATAAATTTGTTGATCATTATATGGAGATAGAATTTGATCTATCTAATGTATTATTTGTGGCTACAGCTAATAATGTGCAGAACATACCTCGTCCACTGCTAGATAGAATGGAAATAATTAAGCTCTCTGGATATACTGAAGATGAAAAAGTAAATATTGCTTCAAAATATTTAGTTCCAAAACAAAAGAAAGATCATGGTCTTAAAGTCAAAGAATTAGATATCGAAGAAGAAACCCTTAGAGATATAATTCGTTATTACACAAGAGAAGCTGGAGTTCGAAGCCTAGAAAAAGAAATAGCTAAAATTTCTCGTAAAATGGTTAAATCTATAATAGAAGGAAAGGAAAACTCTACTATTCTTACTAAGGATAATTTAGATAAATTCTGTGGAACTAAAAAATACAACTTTGGTAAAGCTGAAAATGATAATGCTGTTGGCGTGGTAACAGGCCTTGCTTATACAGAAGTTGGTGGAGAACTATTATTAATAGAAGCTGTTAATGTTCCTGGAAAAGGATTAATAAAAACAACAGGTAAGCTTGGAGAGGTAATGCAAGAATCTGCCCAAGCTGCTTTCAGTTACTTTAAATCACAAAGCAAAGAATATGGAGTTATTCCACCTTTTTACCAAAAATATGATACTCATATCCACGTTCCAGAAGGAGCAGTACCTAAAGACGGTCCCTCTGCTGGAATTGCTATGTTCACTGCTATAGTATCTATCATGACTGGAGTTGCAATTAAAAAATCTGTAGCAATGACCGGAGAAATAACTTTAAGAGGTAGAGTATTACCTATTGGAGGATTAAAAGAAAAATTACTCGCTGCATTAAGAGGAGGCATAGAAACCGTTATTCTTCCATCAGAAAATGAGAAAGATTTGGCTGATATTCCTAAAAATGTAACCAAAAACTTAAAAATAATTTTTGTTTCTACAGCCGAAGAAGTATTAAAAACAGCGCTAATTAAACCTTTAACCCCCGTAGTATGGGTTGATAGTGACCAAAAAACAAGTTTTCTTCAAGAAAATACAGATATCAGCGTTGTAACGCATTGA
- a CDS encoding HU family DNA-binding protein — translation MNKKELVAMMAELSSQSKVCCEKSLDAFMLAVSKALKSDDDVRLVGFGTFHAVKRKATTGRNPRTGAEINISASTQPKFKAGKSLKDAVN, via the coding sequence GTGAATAAAAAAGAATTAGTAGCCATGATGGCAGAATTATCATCTCAATCAAAAGTTTGTTGTGAAAAAAGCTTAGATGCATTCATGCTCGCTGTATCAAAAGCTCTTAAAAGCGACGATGATGTTAGATTAGTTGGTTTTGGTACATTCCATGCAGTAAAAAGAAAAGCAACAACTGGTCGTAACCCACGCACTGGTGCTGAAATTAACATCTCAGCTTCTACTCAGCCTAAATTTAAAGCTGGAAAAAGCTTAAAAGACGCAGTTAATTAG
- a CDS encoding zinc-ribbon domain-containing protein, producing MRITCEKCNAVYSIAEKIIGSSGRIVKCAKCSHNWMALPLSESQKIPQIPLPKKKNLRKEPENYSLKLISILLLIASITVISFLFFSRDLIKYKPLEAIYNSFSVYDNSGIKLKDFTYKIDYTDIIINGILINDSLENKKVPNIRYTLLDKNKKIVFTSTVSRDQYILKPNTKLPVTYKINNVRKPVKYLQIDIGNKLELLLGSQ from the coding sequence ATGCGCATCACTTGTGAAAAATGTAATGCTGTTTATTCTATTGCAGAAAAAATAATTGGTTCTTCGGGGCGTATAGTAAAATGCGCTAAATGCTCTCATAATTGGATGGCTCTTCCTTTAAGTGAGTCTCAGAAAATCCCTCAAATTCCTCTACCTAAAAAGAAAAATTTAAGAAAAGAACCGGAAAATTATTCTTTAAAACTTATTTCTATATTATTATTAATTGCTTCAATAACAGTTATCTCTTTTCTTTTTTTCTCAAGAGATCTAATAAAATACAAGCCTCTTGAAGCTATTTATAATAGTTTTTCTGTATACGACAACTCTGGTATAAAGTTAAAAGACTTTACTTATAAAATTGATTATACGGATATAATCATCAATGGAATCTTAATCAATGACTCTTTAGAAAACAAGAAAGTTCCTAATATAAGATATACTCTGCTTGATAAAAATAAAAAAATTGTTTTTACTTCCACTGTATCCCGTGATCAATATATTTTAAAACCTAATACAAAACTACCAGTTACATATAAAATTAACAATGTCAGAAAGCCTGTTAAATATCTTCAAATTGATATAGGCAATAAGTTAGAATTATTACTTGGCTCACAATAA